The region CTTAGTAAGCACTAGCCAAAAGCTTAAATGCTAACAGTTTATATACTATACAGAACATTTAGACTATACATTGGTTCAGAAAATATCAAATACAAAAGTGGCTTCTAGAAATTTATAAGCACATATTTTTAAAGTACACTATAATTGCAAAGATGGTGTATAGTTTGAAGAAGCCCTGACCAGAAACAGTCAAATGTCCATGCAGACAGACTCGGCACATTGTTCCTGTCACTTCCTTCTTGAAATCATATAGATGATTTGGTGGTGAATGTCAGAGCTGCTTGCGGTCTTTTAATTGTGCACACATGACGCTTCAAACCACATGTATCCAGTTAGTGGCTACTGATCACCAACACGTTATAACATCTGTCAGAGTGAGTAAATGGTAGCTGATATCCATCTGCATTAGTCGCGACTGCAAATGACCATACGTCAGGCCTGCCTGCAGTTGACAACAGATTCTGTAGCAAAGTAACTtgtttacatatatattttcattattattaatgatTTTGCTTATATCCTTTTGTTTTTACATGCTATTTGATTATCAGCACATTTACACTATTATTCATTTGTTGCATGCCATTCAGAGTAGGCATAACAGCTGTTTTACTCATTTAATTTACTAATCAATCAAGGTATCTTTCCTGCTGTCAATGAGGCTTTACTCTGAGGATATATAGAGCACTGACAATTATTTAATACTGATTTAATAATAGTATCATGTTAAACACTTGTATCCTTTTGTTAACATTTTCCATTTTGTGCAATTTCAGGTTTTAGGGAGATTTTGCCTGTGTGTTTTACTGGTTCTCTAACCCTTCCTGTACTTGTCTAAAGTTGGTAATCATGCCAAACGTATGGTTTTTGGGATTTCAACATAAACAGGCGGTGTTTCAGTTCACGATGGAGACAGTAGTGGGGTTCCTGTTTCCATATGGAATAATAGTAAGCAGCTACGTGTGCATCATCCGTCGCCTCAGACGGACCAAGTTCAAGAGGAAAGCCCACAGGGAGAATCTCATCCTCGCCATCATAGTGGCATTCGCCATTTTCTGGTTGCCATACCATATTAACAACATCATGCAGGTGAACATATTTTTGGATAATTGTTTTTAAAGCATTCGTGAAACAATTCGAAATATAATAATTGTAAATGTTTGTCATTGTTAGATGGTGACTGAGTGTATGTCAGAAAATGATCACAAAAAATGGTATGCAAAACAGTTTGCTTCAACTCAAGCACTAATTCTCACATTTGTATGCCTGCTCCCTCTAGTGGTACGCATAGGAATTTCCAAAacgtttatttttttttttacatttagttTTCATAAGGGTAGAAGTTGTAATGTTAACTGTATTGTGGTAGGCCTTATAAAATGTCCGAGAACCACTGCTCTAAATGTACAATTTAGACAACAGTACATGGGAGTAGGGCATTTCTTTGGGCTTCCATCTGGCAGAAAACAATGCATTCAAAAGCTCCTTTAGATATTAGTCTTGTAGAACTAGACAAACTAAAATGACCTGGCTTAGATACGGGCTTGGCAACTAAACCTCTGCCTTCCCCCCACAGGCTGATCAACAAACTGAAATCAAGTCGCCGAGTCATCGCTACATTCCCCTTCATCAGCAGCTGTGCTAATCCTGTGCTTTACACATTTGCTGGGCGCTCTTATATCAAAACCGAAGGGCTGTCCTTTATGGCTCGGCTATTTGACCGGACCGCCCTCGACATTAACGCCAGAAAGAATGGGCACAGCAACACGGACAGAGGTGTGGTTGGATTGAAAACGTCCGACGCCTGGAgcccaactgctgctactacagTCAAAATCCAGACAATGGCACACGGCCTGGGTTCAGATGTTGCAAGAAAGTTCAGCAATGAGAACCTACCAGAGGGAAAGTTCTGTTGAATGTAGAGCGCGATTTGTTAAAGCAGCTTAAAAGTCCAGTTCAGGAACTCCGTAATTGCTCAACGATGCCCTCATCCACCGTTGAAGAAACTAATGTCTTGGCGTCACATGGTCTCCCCTTTATATCGATTATATTGTTTTACGAATTACATATTGTTTATAAAAGTGAAGTTCCTGAGGTATCAATCATCAATGCAAACACTGGGGTTTTAACATTCAAGTCATTTATTTGAAGTTTATACAATTGTGACAAGGAAAAAGTTAAGAAAACCACTTTAATAGGAAAAGTACACAAGTGGGTACATGTTACGAGATCTAAAAGGGCACTTTAACACTTAATCACTGTAcgttgtatgcatatctgtagACAAAACGATGAATGTATTTGTCAACTCAGCTTACCATCAATCCGCGGTGTAGTCCTGTTAAAAGGAAAAGTTGGAGACGCACATTAACATTTTACCACAATTTCTACGCTGTCGTAGAAATAGTTATAACGAACATACCTTTCGCTGATCAGTAGTTGTTGCCACTGTAACAAACGATAAGGAACAAATGTCAATAAATGAAGTACTGGCACTCAAACACCCCGCATCTTCCCTTAGTAAATCCTGATCAGTGCAGTAAGTGTGTAATCATTATTTCTCAGGTGAAACACGGACTGCGAAAATCATCATGTCAGGATAAAGCGACAAACACTCGTAGGGACAACACAGCAAATAATGTACCGGAGCGGATGCCAAACTGCGACATCAGCATGGCCAGCTAGGTTGGATTAACACGTGCACCTGCCGATTCggtacaaaataaaaataagaccTTACACGCAATTGTAAGCAAGTTTACCTTGATATTGCCCACTTCGGTCCCAGAGACAATTAGTAAACTGCAGAAGTCTTCCTTTGCAAATCGACGCCGCTCCAGTTTTCTATTACAACCAACACTTATCTGGCTAGCTAGTTCTGTTAACCACAAATTATTTTAGCCAACTAACTAGATTCACGGTAATGTATCTAGTAACAAGCCTAACTGCAAAACTTAAATTTTTACCTATCTCTTGGACCACAACCGACGAAACAATAATTGAAGAAACAGCGAAAACATACAAGGGTGTAAATGAAGTCAGTATTTAGGTATGAAACGTGCTGAGGAAAGAAAGAGCCCGGCCCCATGTGGTCGTATTTATCTGCTCATCAACCACGTGTTTGTGTCCTCGACACACTTCCGGCTGCTCACCTAATCAGCGCCAATTATTTACATTAAGCACGTTTTCAAATAAAGCATTAATTTCACACCGAATAGATGTCACTTATTTCTGCTATCAAGACATCGTCTTTTATTTACTTTCTTATTCTAAATATCAACGAAGTAGCTATAAGGAGACGATTAATATAATATgagaaatgtaataaacgttttaaaataaatgtgttACCTTTTTctaaatgtataaatatttctAAAATAAATGTGTCGCCTGTACCTGTCGTACAGTACCGTAAATAATGAGTTTTATGTGGAACGTAGATTTAAGGCTTAAGTTAAATCTGGCCAGATAAATCTCTCGACCTTAGTGAGACATTTCCCTCACCAACATGGCtactctgtctctccatcatTCCTCACATGGGAAGTGGATGAAGCACTGTTTAGGATCAACGCTGTTAACATTTTTGTGGTACATAAGCTAGCGAAACAAGCGAAGAAAATTTCCTGTTAGCAGGCAAAAAATGAGAGTATTGATTGGTAAGTTAGTTGGTGAAATAATTGAATGACTCGGCTCGTGAAACCATAGCTGTGTTGTTCTCGTAGTAATGCAGCCCGTCTGTTATTTCTTTTGACCTCTGCAATTATATCAGACTGCACGCGGATTTTAATAATATTTTGACTAAGTGGCTTTAACAAGAAAATATACCTTTGCCCAATTAAATTTCGAAGATGTCGTTCCCTTGCATATAAATTTAACCGTTGTGTGAGTTTGGTGCGTACAGATATATATTCTAATGCGTAAGGTTTCGCACAAATAAAGGTGGACGTGCATTACCACTGCTCGTTATAATTTTTAATTCTCTCACCCTTTCCCCCATACCCTCCTTTTTAGGCGGAGGGTCTGGGTTTGTTGGGCGTGAACTTGTCCAACTGCTAAAGGGTAAAGGTTATGAAGTCACCATCATTTCCAGACAGCCTGGCCCAGGAAGAATGACATGGGTATGATGCTCATATTACCCAAAATACCAGCATTAAGGATATCCCAATCAGTTCTCAAACACTGGCAAAGTTCCACAATACTGTTCCAGCTGCAAACCTTGTCTGTTTTCTGTCTGTGTGGATAAAAGTTAGTCTTGTCTAGCCTACTGAACACTTGCAGTGTGTTCTTATGGTGTGGTATGAGTGTACATTGATAGCTATTGCTCTTGATTTTTCTTTAAATAGGTTTtttcaacttgagtctggcgccttagatcGCTCAGCCATTctgtcattttatatatatatatatatatatatatatatatatatatagatatatatatggTGAGGAATGAGGCGGAGTGTAAGCCACTACTCTTGCCTTTTCTATTATTAAAGGAACCTCACTTGTATCAAACAGGTGTAAAGTGAAAGAAAATAAGCACCTCCacgaagaggggagggggagcactcacacacaacacacattcagggtGGCATTAACTAACTGCGCTGCCCTCTGGGGCCTAACAGACCCCGCCAAGGGGTCACCTATTGGCAGACGCTACAATATGCAAATAATGAGCATACTCCAAAGTATACTAATTGTTACTCTCCTACTccagtttttatttttgtctctgTATTATGTGCAGACCAGTCAAAACCACAAGAAAGGGATTGAAGGCTATAAGGACAGGATTGGGAACTACTGCTGGACAACCTGCACAAAAACTCAATTGTCTGATTGGAACTGTTTTCCCCAACATGTTCCCTCTAAAGGCTGATCTGCAATCTGGTGGCCTTCCGCAGTGTGAAGGTGTGGTGAACTTGGCTGGTGAGAACATCTTGAATCCAATGAGATGGTCAGTGCACATACAAACTAACTTCTCACATGGAATGATTTAAATTCGTAATTCTAATTTAGATGTGTCAAAATATATTGAATTTCCTTCTATGCAGTGGTTGGgaatttgttttttaaacattAAAGAACATCTCTAATGTAATAGTTGGAACAAACAGCAATTCCACTCTTAAAATGGGTACAGCTACTGTCCAATCCATCAGTTTTTTGTCTTTAATCTGTAGGTTATTTATACACTATCTCTGGTTTACTTTAATCACATAGGTGGAATAATCATTACAAAAAGGATCTGTTTTCCAGTCGAGTGGACACTACAAGAGCTTTAGCTCAAGCCATCATTTCCTCCCCTTCCCCCCCACATTCATGGGTTCTGATCACTGGTGTGGGTGAGCACTTACACCTCCTAAAATGTACTAATGCCAAAATTACATAATGGATCTTAATAGATCATAAAGATCATAAATGATGTAATTCTTGAACTCGATCTGTGTTCATTGCCATTTTTGGCTGGCAGCATGTTACAAGCCCTGTCTTCAGACACAGTACACAGAGGAAAGCAAGTGGGTGCCTTTTGACTTCCTGTCTCAACTGGTGAAGGATTGGGAAGAGGCGGGGCATCTCCCTGAGAACGTTGCCAAGGCTACCAGACAAGTGGTCATTAGACCAGGTATCCTACTGATCTCGTGAGGTCGACTTCAGTGTTCTTCCTGATCCTATGGGGCCCCTACACAGTGGTTGTGTTCTCCTTACTTTGGTGCTCAAGCTCAAGGGCCCAGAAATTATGATTTTAGCTCAGTCAGAGATGTGGCCCTCCAGAACCAGGAGTGAGAAACCATGGACTACTggataatttatttattttaagacaATTCAAGAATTAATTAATAACAAAAAATAGTTATGTGCCAATATATTAGGGTGCCCACAAACTTTTGCTAATGGTGGAACATGACAGGCCTCTCTACTTTCTCAGGGTGTGTTTTGG is a window of Brachyhypopomus gauderio isolate BG-103 chromosome 14, BGAUD_0.2, whole genome shotgun sequence DNA encoding:
- the ltb4r2b gene encoding leukotriene B4 receptor 2b; amino-acid sequence: MSGNSTSQDLLQDVSFGIGTSFLAVAILLGVPGNVFIIWSILARARKRSVTTLIILHLACADGGIMCLSLFFLVYLAKQSWVFGQAMCKLLFYLCNTNMYASIMLITLMSVHRLMAVRWPLRMYALARKRIILGVLIALWVLVFTLALPAFIFREEVKDRTNARELCLCLLNHTHYQYAVFQFTMETVVGFLFPYGIIVSSYVCIIRRLRRTKFKRKAHRENLILAIIVAFAIFWLPYHINNIMQMVTECMSENDHKKWLINKLKSSRRVIATFPFISSCANPVLYTFAGRSYIKTEGLSFMARLFDRTALDINARKNGHSNTDRGVVGLKTSDAWSPTAATTVKIQTMAHGLGSDVARKFSNENLPEGKFC
- the sdr39u1 gene encoding epimerase family protein SDR39U1, which produces MRVLIGGGSGFVGRELVQLLKGKGYEVTIISRQPGPGRMTWADLQSGGLPQCEGVVNLAGENILNPMRWWNNHYKKDLFSSRVDTTRALAQAIISSPSPPHSWVLITGVACYKPCLQTQYTEESKWVPFDFLSQLVKDWEEAGHLPENVAKATRQVVIRPGCVLGRDGGAMKQMLTPFRLGLGGSLGSGRQPFPWIHISDLVGIIAQGLEPSRSPPSPHPQVFNGVAPSLNTNYEFTKELGSLLKRPTIFPVPGFFLDTVLGSERAVILTQGQRVVPKQTLESGYKFQYPDLRSALQEIIQN